The Cottoperca gobio unplaced genomic scaffold, fCotGob3.1 fCotGob3_237arrow_ctg1, whole genome shotgun sequence genome has a window encoding:
- the lrrc32 gene encoding transforming growth factor beta activator LRRC32, with amino-acid sequence MAAFQLLFPLILSCVAASARPPRHLPACQVVQMDAFCSDLSLRSAPADLPHGVQMLDLSRNQVQNLTQKTLAYHTGFHHLNLHSNNIHFIQPGLFKDMTDLKVLDLSKNHLNVFALSKINIGPLTAVESLDLSNNGLYTGMSDYFLADSPSLANLSLNGNSITKIAQNTFSGSSSLRKISLHNNVILEIEDGAFDSLDHLTELDLSKNSITCITDFNLCNLKVLNLSKNSMELFHSTASTLSYKLLHLDLSENKMPYFPLLPRQNMLEYLDVSRNHLQSINVMGSLEKKTNVFFYYLKYLDMSYNQLKSIPDSFFYCMGSLEVLNVSNNCISSFSITNPGLLQTVKIINLSYNSLQSLTFGENTMQSLEKLFLHGNDLATLDHQMFQRLPSIKHLQLQQNNLKICSSQENHEDPPGCVSFAFIRNLQFLNLSENNLRNLPANAFANTSLMLLDLSLNPGLDMDKDSLSGLEHTLIHLLLSENNISSLNTDLSSLRSLKHIDLSTNQLTTLPMWNKDSSIESLNLQNNNLVTLESSTMLALEHSLKTLYMGSNPLSCCSNLDFLHMVQHSAVVVPDIETVTCVHEEYSEPVNIEKVTQEMCHRSGVQNYVIAVVVIVCVVMIVLGLLVKCFHKRKRKHIRSFTA; translated from the exons ATGGCCGCCTTCCAGCTGCTCTTCCCGCTGATTCTCAGCTGCGTGGCGGCATCTGCACGTCCTCCCCGCCACCTCCCTGCATGCCAAGTT GTCCAGATGGATGCGTTTTGCAGCGATCTGAGCCTCAGAAGTGCCCCAGCCGACCTTCCTCATGGCGTCCAAATGCTGGACCTCTCCCGCAACCAGGTGCAGAATCTCACCCAGAAAACTCTCGCGTACCACACGGGTTTCCATCACCTGAACCTCCACTCGAACAACATCCACTTCATCCAGCCGGGGCTCTTCAAAGACATGACGGATCTGAAAGTCTTGGATCTGTCCAAGAACCATCTGAATGTTTTCGCTCTGTCCAAAATCAACATTGGGCCTCTTACAGCTGTAGAGTCGCTTGATCTTTCAAACAACGGGCTGTACACGGGGATGTCAGACTATTTCCTTGCCGATTCTCCATCGCTGGCGAATCTTTCTCTGAATGGTAACAGCATCACCAAAATAGCTCAAAACACCTTCAGTGGATCCTCATCGTTGAGAAAAATCAGCCTCCACAATAACGTCATCTTGGAGATTGAAGATGGAGCTTTTGATTCCTTGGATCATCTGACTGAACTCGATTTGTCCAAGAACTCGATCACGTGCATCACAGACTTCAACCTCTGCAACTTAAAAGTGCTGAATCTGAGCAAGAACAGCATGGAGCTCTTCCACAGCACAGCATCAACACTTTCATATAAACTCCTCCATCTTGATctgagtgaaaacaaaatgccCTACTTCCCTCTTCTCCCTAGACAAAACATGCTTGAATATTTGGACGTTTCACGGAACCATCTTCAGAGCATCAACGTTATGGGGAGTcttgaaaaaaagacaaatgtgtttttttattacctAAAATACCTGGACATGAGTTACAACCAACTCAAAAGCATTCCAGATTCGTTTTTTTACTGTATGGGGTCCCTGGAGGTCCTGAACGTGAGCAATAACTGCATCAGCTCGTTCTCTATCACCAACCCAGGCCTTCTGCAGACGGTGAAGATTATCAACCTCAGCTATAACTCCCTGCAGAGCTTGACATTTGGGGAAAACACTATGCAATCGCTGGAAAAGCTGTTCTTGCATGGAAACGACCTCGCCACCCTGGACCATCAAATGTTTCAAAGACTTCCAAGTATCAAacatctgcagctgcagcagaacaaTCTGAAAATCTGTTCCTCGCAGGAAAACCACGAGGATCCTCCGGGTTGCGTCTCCTTTGCTTTCATAAGAAACTTGCAGTTCCTGAACTTGTCTGAAAACAATTTGAGGAATTTGCCCGCGAACGCGTTTGCCAACACGTCGCTGATGTTACTGGACTTGTCCCTGAACCCGGGGTTGGACATGGACAAAGACTCCCTCTCGGGTTTGGAGCATACCCTAATCCACCTCCTCTTGAGCGAAAACAACATTTCCAGCCTAAACACAGACTTGTCTTCGCTGAGGAGTCTCAAACACATAGACCTGTCCACCAACCAGCTGACCACTCTACCCATGTGGAACAAAGACTCCTCCATAGAGTCGCTAAACCTGCAGAACAACAACCTGGTCACACTGGAGTCCAGCACCATGCTCGCTCTGGAGCACTCCCTAAAAACTCTCTACATGGGCTCCAACcctctgagctgctgcagcaacCTCGACTTCCTGCACATGGTCCAGCACTCGGCCGTGGTCGTACCCGATATCGAGACCGTCACCTGCGTTCACGAGGAGTATTCAGAACCGGTCAACATCGAGAAGGTGACGCAGGAAATGTGTCACCGATCAGGCGTGCAGAACTACGTCATTGCTGTTGTAGTGatagtgtgtgttgtgatgatCGTGCTCGGGCTGCTGGTTAAATGTTTCCACAAGAGGAAACGAAAACACATCCGAAGCTTTACCGCTTAA